A region of the Apium graveolens cultivar Ventura chromosome 6, ASM990537v1, whole genome shotgun sequence genome:
AATCCTCTGCTTCTTGGACAATCTCTTCAATCAAGGATTCCTCGTTCAAGGTTTCTCTGCACATGATGTTTCCAATGTCAACGGGGGTAAGGCCTCTCTCCACACCTTTCTTCAATAACATGGTTGAGATGCGAAGGGTGCGAGCACAGTCTTGAGGTAGGTCCCATCCATGAAACTTAAGCAAGGCAATATCTTCCTCTGCATCCAATGACTTAATGTACTCTACAGTGTCAGGACTGTATGGTTTACGAGCTTGTGGCCAGTAGAGCCAGTCAAATGTGCAATCCTCAAACTGCATCATATAAAACATAATAAATTAGAACTAATATAATTTGTATTATTAATGATAAAAACTGAAAGGAATAAATGTGGTCAATTTTTTACATACTAGATTAATTCTTTCAGCTAATGCATCCAAAAATATTAAGCGCCTTCAGGCTTCCACAACATTTCTAATCAGGAAAGAAAAAGACAAAGAACAATTCAAATGCAACATGATGTTTTGACATACAAATACTAGAGAGCATCGGTTCAAGCCTACGCAGAATATTTTGTCAGCAGACAGACTAGATGATGCTTTAACTTTAATCTTTTGAAGTCTGTACATGAACCCGAAAGTTCAGGTCTTTCACTGTGCTTGATACTAGAATAACCACCTCTACATGTTTGGTCAACATACTCAGTTGGCTAATCCATTTAGTTCATCCCAAGTAGAAACCATTACATAGATCAGTGCATGGGCAAGGATTCGGGTgtttaaagaaaaaaaattataaagtaCAGTGGGAAGCATGCATATAAACTGCAaacaaataaaatacaaaaaaatttATAAGACCAGCCAAGGAATACAAAGATTCAAATCAAACAAGATTGGCCCGGCAATAAGGCTTGGTCTCAAGGAGATTACTCGAGAGCAATTCCAAGCCAACATGGTGAGAACACCTCATATGAGAAATAACGTTAATAGAGGCATACTCACCAAGCTGGTAGTGAGGACGCCTCACAAGAAATAAACAGTAATCGAAGCATATGCACCAAGGTGTTAACTAATATATTCGGATAAAACACAAAACTCAGAGAAACAGATATGGTATGAGATACGTTAAAGAGGATAAAGTAGCTACATACACTTTTGGGCAGACAGTAGCCATGATCTATTGGAATCAAAATAGTCTTTCCATCTTTATCCTTGCCCACCAATATGTTCCCAGCATGCCTATCCGCATTTGCCAACCTAATATCAAACACTGATATTTTATGTACTTCCTCCACTGGAAATGAACTTGGTCCCATATCCTCACAACTTCCATGGTTCTCCATGAACGTTTGCAAAGAGCCTATCTTAACACTTAGGCTCTCACGATGATTAAAACCAGTATGCAAACACTTTGCCATAACTGTAGGAGGAACGCCAGCAAAACCTATATCTTCACCGGAGAAGGATCGTCGTCCAGCTTTAGGATGATCTAAGACATAGGCAGCTACTTCCCTAAATGCACCTTCACCAACACTTGTACCCTTTTTCAATCCTTCACCGTTCTCAGATAAGGGCAAGCCGCGTGGATTGTTTGCAGCCATGGGCTCTTCATCAATTGGCTTAAAAACAGAGACATGCTTATTACCGGTTGCATCCTGCATTAGGTATGCTCCCCCTGTACCCTCTGAAGATCTAATAGGACAGTGTCCGCTATCTAATCCTTCAGCTGTAGATTTGAGCATATCCAATACTGCCGAAGACAACTCAACCTTCTGGTTAACAATTATTGGTTCCAACAAGACATCTTTTTCCGGAGTCTGCTGAATAATTTCCTCATCAAATTTCCTTACATCATTCAACTGTGATGCAACAACAGAAAGCTCAAAACTCTTCTCCCGAGGTGTAGCTCTAATTTTTGCAGACTTCCGAACAAACAAATGAATCACCGCATCATTATGTTTAGAAATGTCGTTTATGAGCCTCTGATCTTCAAGCTCCTCACCATCACACAACACTTCTTGCTCATCAACATCAGCTAATTTCCTATTCTTGTCAGCAATCCGACGTTTAACATACCCAACATCACAATTCCTCTTGACTTCAAAAGCAAACTCTTCACCACACGAAGTCTTAACATTAATAGTTTGAAGATCAGAAAGACGAATCACCAAATGAAGCACATTCCCATCCTCAACCCCATAATCACGTACCAACGAATTGCTCCTAGCTAATTCCCTCCCTTTACAAACCAACTTCTGATCCTTAGCCACAAACCCCTTATACGACTTAATCCTAAGCTTCACAGACTCAATCGACTCCGATTTCAAAACCCTCATCGGGACCATGGAACCAGACAAAGCCACATATATATGTATCGATTCATTGAATTCACGACTAAATACAGGCGACAAAAGTCCAGAATCCTCCCTAATCGGAATGGCAAGAACACCCGCAGAAGACATCTTAACAACCCTAAAATTTATAAATCCCtaaaacccctaaaaataatcTGACCCAAAACACCCTATATA
Encoded here:
- the LOC141664285 gene encoding phosphatidylinositol 4-kinase gamma 4-like produces the protein MSSAGVLAIPIREDSGLLSPVFSREFNESIHIYVALSGSMVPMRVLKSESIESVKLRIKSYKGFVAKDQKLVCKGRELARSNSLVRDYGVEDGNVLHLVIRLSDLQTINVKTSCGEEFAFEVKRNCDVGYVKRRIADKNRKLADVDEQEVLCDGEELEDQRLINDISKHNDAVIHLFVRKSAKIRATPREKSFELSVVASQLNDVRKFDEEIIQQTPEKDVLLEPIIVNQKVELSSAVLDMLKSTAEGLDSGHCPIRSSEGTGGAYLMQDATGNKHVSVFKPIDEEPMAANNPRGLPLSENGEGLKKGTSVGEGAFREVAAYVLDHPKAGRRSFSGEDIGFAGVPPTVMAKCLHTGFNHRESLSVKIGSLQTFMENHGSCEDMGPSSFPVEEVHKISVFDIRLANADRHAGNILVGKDKDGKTILIPIDHGYCLPKSFEDCTFDWLYWPQARKPYSPDTVEYIKSLDAEEDIALLKFHGWDLPQDCARTLRISTMLLKKGVERGLTPVDIGNIMCRETLNEESLIEEIVQEAEDSVLPCTSEGAFLESVSQIMDRRLREIAK